The nucleotide window TTCGAGAAGGTGAACACGTGCGCGTGAAGATGACGAATCGGAGTCCGGTGCTTCATCCGATGCACCTCCATGGGCATTTCTTCCGTGTCGGAGACGCAATGAAGGACACGGTCATCGTGCCGGGTCACATGGGGTCGGTGACGTTCGACTTCCTCGCAGACAACCCCGGCAACTGGTTCTTCCACTGTCACAACCTCTATCACTTGGAGGCGGGGATGGCCCGTGTCATTAAATACGTCAGGGGATAGCTCCTCGGGACGTGTGTTTACACAGTAGAAGGCCTCACATTGGTGTAGGCTACCCGGATAACGGTTCATCCCATCTGGAGAAGTCTGGTTTATTCACTTGCAGTGGTCAGAATCATCAGCATCGAAGCCATGATATCAGATAGTCATGAACTTACGATAGGAGCCATCTTTTTCCATTGCGTAAATAACGAATTCCTCGGTTTTCTCGCCTCCCATACCGGGTGATCCCGCTGGCATTTTTGGGAGTGCAATGCCGAGAATGTCTGGTTTTTCAAGTGCAAGCTTTCCGATTGCTTCTCGAGGAACATGACCTTCCACGATGTATTTCCCAGTGTCCAAAGTGTGGCAGCTCACGAGCTTTTTTGGCACATCAAATCTTGACTTTACTTTCATCAGGTCATCTATATCTCTCACCGACATATCCACATCTGTTGTTGATTCGAGGTACTTCTTATGCCCTTCACAACACATGCAGTTTGGTGCTTTGTAGAGGGTGGCTTTCGTCAAATATGTCGTCGCTGCTTGACGGAGCTGCTTTTCGTTCCCATCCGTCTTGTATTTCATATTGGTCTCGGTCTGACCACTGTTCGTACAGCCAGCAACTGCTCCCAGCCCTGCTGTCGTAAGTGTGCCGAGGAAGGCACGGCGATCGAGGTTTGTCATAGGTATTTTCTCTATGTATCGGAATATTGATTTGGCATCGTAATTTTGTGCTATGGAACCTTGATGTATCCGAAATCAAGTGCTTGCAGGCGAGCGAGTTCACCGACACCAGACGGGACCTGTTCGACCCCTGAGAGGAGATCGTCCTTCGTGAGGCCCAGCATCTCCATTGCATTCCCACAAGCACGGAACGTAACGCCACGATCCTGGAGCGACGCAATTTGATCTGCGAACTCGTTGTCGTCGGTCGGCGGTGTGTACAGTTGTACCCCTTTGCTGTTCGCTAACACGACGAGATCCTTAACAGGAACACTCTCATCGTCCAGAAGATTCTTTCCGTTCATTAGGGCACCTTTGTGGGCCATCGAGTCGCCGCTCGAGAGATGAAGAACTGTTTTCGTTTTCGGTGCGGGTCGCGCGCACGAGTTTTGCTGTGCGGGATGATCCGTGTTCCTCGCACTTACCGATTCACTCCCTAGGAGTATCGCACCAAGCGTGCCAGTTACCGAGACGAAGTTCCGTCGTTGCATCTACTGATATCGTTGTACGAAATTGGGATAAATACACTGTAGTAACTGCGGGCGCTGAGAAGTAGCAAAACGTATTTGTATTCCGATTAAAGTGGCGGATAGGGAAACCATTTATGTCGGAAGGATTCGTTTGAAATTTCCTCATTAAATCATAAGCAGCGATGGAGATTTCCCGAGAACGCTGTCGTAATCTCTGTGTCAAGGGTAGGTTGTGACGGATGCTGAAATCTCCACAAAACCTAAATCACAGACGCGTGTAGTATTGACTGTCGAGCCCGATTGCTCGGCGTCGCGAAAACAAATAAAATGCGACGTTTGGGCGAGTCTGCTTGGAGAGCTTCACTCGCCCTGTTTCCGTCTTGCTACCACCAATCCAGCAGCGACGAGTATCCATCCAGCAGGTTGCTGGCTGGCAACGATCGTCGCTCCGGCAGTGATGAGCGCAACGGAAACACCATGCGACGGTGTTTCTGTCGTCATTTTTGTCCGCCGTTTCAGACGGACACGCAGGCCTTCTCACGGGAATCGTATAAAACAGCGGCAGACGCTTGTTAGTATGATATACTAACAATTATTCCTCTCCTGTGCTACTTAAGCAGCTGTTCTGATCACTGGACCGTAACGTCCCCAGATGCACGCTTGTGCGTTGATGAGAAGGTGATGATAGAGCCGTTGTGCTACACACGTATCGAGATCATAGTGGCCGCAGATCTCGCCAGCGAAAATCCATTTGATCGCCATTGTTGAACTGAACCCGATAGAGTCGGTTGTCGCGCCGGTCACCAGTGATATCGCTCGCATCATCCGCGATGATTTCAGCAACACTCCCCTGTCGATCGTGGGCTGTCTCAAAGTCAGGATCACTCTTGTCAGGAATATCGACACGGACGCGATCCCTCACACTGAAACGGTGCATGAACGCCGCTAGTAGGTGCCGATGGTTATGTGGATCACAGGCGCAAAGCCTCGCCCTTTAGGGCGGAGATACGCGCCGTACGCTTACTTTCACACCCGCTGTCGATGGTCTGGCCGGATATCCCACGCCAAATCAGTAGTATTTCTTCCACGGTGGCGCTGAGTTGGAGCACTCGACAAGTTACAACGGAGGCCGGCATTGGGGGCGGTGAGCTATGGTATGTCCATTTGAGATAACGATGGTCGAAGAACGACTGAAAGGTCGCTGAATCGACTACGGTAGGTGTTGAAATGATTTCTCATACTACTACCAAGTCGAACCATTCTTTATGATTAGTGTCACAAAATGCCCGGAATTTTTATTCACTTTCTAATTCACCCTGAACTATGGTTTCAGTCGTCGCACTTGTCTTTGGATTGATTTGTGTCGTGTTCGGCGCGTCGATGATACGAGATCCAAGCGCTCCAGACAAATTCTGGTATCCCGAAGATGATCCGACGCACGGTCGAATCGCTCGGCGGGTAGTCCAGGTGATGGATGGGCTGTGTCTCTTCTTCGGCATCGTCGTGTCGTATTTCGGCTCTGGACTCTAAGGTGAATCCATTCAAAATCCCAAGGACTTCCCCGATGAGCAGTTTACTGTCGTCACGTCTACCAATCGTTTATTAGACTCTCCTAGTTTTGCTTAGTGCAACATGGAGTAGTAAGACAACTGAACCATAGCCAATTCACTCTTCATGGGTGAGCAGGACAAATTTACTGTCCCCTCAAATCAGAAGTGGAAATGAAATGGGGCGGATCGCCACCCTCGGGGAAGCAAATTTCGTCGACCGTACAAATGGGAGGTTTGCGGCCCAATCTCAGTTTCCGAAACTGAATGATTTGCATCTACTTCCCTCCTCGCCACCCATCACTTCCCTTTGACTACTATCCGTGATTCTGCTCCCTGTTGCTGTTCGTTGACGTAGTCGACAGGTACGTCTCAACCCGCATCAGATCACTTTTATCGAGGCCGAATGCCTTGATATCGTTGTGATCTGTAGTGTTCGTCATTTCCAGTGCCCGCGCCTGGTCGATACCAAACGGAATTGTCTGCAGCGGTTCGGCAGCAGACAGAGCAAACTCTACTAACTGCATCGGCACTGGGAGAATGCGGACTGATTCCCCTGCAGCATGATAGAGCATGCGTGTGACCTCCCCAAACGTAAGTATCTCGGGACCTCCGAGATCGTACACCTGCCTCACGTGACGGTCTTGCTCGATTGCATCTGCGACGATTTGCGCGACATCCTCCACCCATATCGGCTGAAAACTCGGTTGATCTCCACCATCCGGGAGAAACGTGACGTACGGCGTTGTGTACTGTTTGATGAAGGCGAACGTTTCACTCCCCTTCCCGAAAATGAACGAGGGACGGAGAATCACCCAGTCCAGATCTGAATACTGAGCTACCAAATCACCGAGACCCTGCGTTCGCCAATAAGCAATCGGACTGTACGGATCTGCACCGAGTGAACTCATCTCGATATATCGTGATACATCGTGTTCCTGAGCAGCATGTACCGCATTCATCACGCCGCCGATGCAGACGGTGTCGTGGAATGTTCCCGGTCGTGGTTGATGAAGCGGTGGGAGTGCTGTGAGGTTTACTGCAGCGTCTTTTTCTTCGAATGCTGCTTCGATGGAGTCGTAGTCCGTGATATCGCCCGATACTAGTTCGACAGTATCCGGCAGAACTTCGGCATCCGGCGACCGAGAGAGCGACGTGACTGTGTGACCTCGGGTGACGAGTTCGGCACAGACGTTTCGGCCGACAAACCCGTCTCCCCCCGCGATGAGAACGTTCATACGCAGACTGGCACCGTTTTCGAATGTAAATATTTGTCTCAGTTTTCATTTTTCTGGCGAATAAATGAATCCTCGCTCAAATCTGCACTATCTTATATATCGATTCCAGCTGCCGTACTGGTCACGAATACTTCCGCGAGGAACGCTGAAAACAACGATGAGGATACCGACAGCAACACTACTCCACATCGCGACTATTGAGGATCCTGTGAGAACCCACGGGGCTACGATGACCCATATCCCGAGAGGAATGTTCAGGAATCGGACGGTACGAACCGGTTCTCCCATCGCAATGACCGAAAACGTGACGACGAGTGCGCCAACGAGATGGCTACTGTCTGCGGCGGCACCAACCGTTCCGAGGAGGGCAGGCGACGATATTAACCAGAGACCTAACCCTGTTGTACCGAGAAGAGGCCGAGACACGGACATTCCCCAGAACATCGACCACCACGAGTCTGCATCCGAGCGTGTCTTTCCATCCACACCAGCATCCGAAGTTGAGAAGGAACCACCCATCCAAAAGACATGCCACAGTGAGACATCACCTCGCGTCTGTTGGTAGAGGAACTGTCCCATTGCGGCGACCTCATCAACCGTCAGTGCAATCATGAACAGCATCGCGAGCGCGGAAAGCAAACAGAGCGTACACCACGTCCCGACGGCTAACGGCTGGAGGATAATGAGAACGATGCTAACGAAGCCGAGGGGGATGACCACGATACCAAATAGCGTCACCATCCACGGCATCGTTCGCCACCGGCGCTTATCACCCATGAACCCCATAAGAACCTCGACCGCGTATGCGACGGCACCGAGACCCGCATCAGAGATCGGAAACATCCTCGAGACATCGGACGTGAGCACGTTCTCCGTTCCACGGCCGAAAAACGGGTCGAAGACGAAGTCGGTGTAGCCGAGCTGGAACGTGGCCATGTGGGTCGAGAAAAAGAAGCCGATAAGTCCGGCAATAATGATCGGTGCCCGTTGTGCTGCCGTCGATGGGTTGTACGTCCAACCTCTCGGGATATCTGGCCCCGACATCTCCATTCGCATGACGACGAGCACAGCGAAGGTGATGACGAAAACACCGACGAGCGTGTCGTTCAGGTAGGCATCGCTCGTCGGAGCCCAGAAGAATAACGGAGCAAGCAGCAACCAGACACCGACGAACCCGTTTACGTAATTCGCGATGCCGCTCCCGAGTAAAATCACAGCACCACTGAATACAATGAGGAGCACTCCGCTGACCGTGTCGCTGATGGTCATCGCGAGACTCTCGTACCCGAAGGTGAACGGACTCGCTATGAGCCAGAGTCCGAGGATAACGATAGGATACTGCGGCCAGATCTCCATCGTGGGATGTTTGAGCATCATCGTTCCCGGTGCTCGTGACTCCTGGTGTTGGCGGTCAGCCGTTCCATCGGATACTCTGTCCTGATTCCCACTCACTGTTTCCCACCCGATGGTTCTCTTCGGCGGCATCGGCCAAAGAATCACTGGCAACACCTGTGGTGGAAGATTTCTGACTGCACTTTTCGGAAATACTGAGTCTGTTGAGTAGTTGTCTACCGCACCGATTGAGTGTTCTCAGCTTTTCGCATCTTTAGCGTACAGTCGTCGATACGCGGCAAACGCTCCAATACGAGTCTCTATATCTGGAAACTGACTACAACGCAACTGGGTCATTATTATGATAACCAACGAAAAAATGGATCACATACCGATGAGTTTAGTAGTGCAGATTGTCCGGTGTCTCTCAGGCGTGCGCGGTATATCCTGCATTCTCGACGGCTTGAACCAGAACCGTGACATCGGCATCTCCTTCGATACTCGCTTGTTCGGCTTCGTGGTTTGCAGTAGCATCAGTGATGCCGTCGATACTACGGAGGGCGTCTTCGACAGTCTGTTCGCAGTGTCCACACGACATTCCTTCGACAGTGATGGTCGTCGTCATACATCTCAGTGTATGGGTGGCTTTCTTTTGTGGACTTCTCTTTAGATTGGTCGGTAGAAGCCGTCTAGAAACATTGGAAACGAAAGTCAAAAACACGCACGGCTTTTGGCTCTCGGTGACGTAGTGCTGTTATGCGCGATCTGGACGAAACCGACCTCGAAATCCTGGAGCTACTGATGTCGAACGCTCGTCGGCCCTACAGCGATGTGGCGGACGCTGTTGATTTGTCACCACCTGCCGTCTCGGATCGGGTCGCTCGACTACAGGAGCGGGGAATCATCCGTGGATTTACGCTCGATATCGACTCCTCACAACTTCGTCAAGGAATTCCTATTCTGGTAACTCTTGACGTCGCGGCTGACAGTCGAGACGCTCCGTCAGTTAAGGAGACACTCCTCGATACCGGCGAAGTCGAATACGTGTTTACTACTGCAGAAGCTGACCTCATTGCATACGTGCGGGTACCCGACACTGATGTCGCTGCCTGGCTTGACACGATCTTCGACGAGGGAACGATCGACGACTTCGAAGTGACACTGTTGTCAGGTGCGGATTGGTCTCCTGACCTTGGTGGGATGGAGTTCGCGTTGACCTGCGCGGAGTGTGGTAACACGGTCGATAGCGAAGGAACATCGACTCGCATTGATGGCGATCTCTATCAGTTCTGTTGTCCGTCGTGTGAAGCCCGTTTCGAGGAGAAATATGAACAACTCCAGCAAGGAGCGGACTGAGCAACGGTCAACGCGCCAGCGCTTTTGAATCGAAGCTTTTCGAGCTCCTTTTCCGAATAGATGAAAGGACAAATCGATTGAATAGCCAAGCCCTATGATATAGTAATGAGCCAGCATCGAGTGCACATCGATATTCAGGGAATGAGCTGTGCGAACTGTTCCCAGACCATCGCCGATTCCGTCGAATCCCTTGATGGGGTGTCGGAAGCAAACATCAATTTTGCGACCGACGAAGGAACCATCGAGTACGACTCGGACGAGGTTTCTCCAAAGCAGATCTACGAAGCTATCGAGAGTGCCGGCTATACTCCTGTCACGGAGACGAAAACGATCGGCATTACGGATATGTCGTGTGCGAACTGCTCGGAGACGGTACAGAGCGCGCTCGAGCGGACATCAGGCGTTATCGAAGCGGACGTCAACTTCGCTACTGACGAGGCACAGGTCAGATACAACCCCGCTGAAGCGACGCTCACGAACCTCTACGATGCTATCGAAGATGCCGGCTACGCACCTGTTCGCGCGGACGGCGAGTCCGGTGAATCTGCCACAGATCGCCGCGATGCCGCTCGGCAGGCCGAAATCCGTAAACAATTACGACTCACTCTGTTCGGTGCCGTACTCTCTGCACCGCTCATTTTCTTCCTTGCTGAGAAATTCATTCTTGGCGGAGGGATTCTTCCGGAGACGGTATTCGGAATCGAGTTCGGCTGGGTCGAGTTCTTGCTCGCGACGCCGGTTCAAATCGTTCTTGGGTGGGAGTTCTACAAGAACTCCTACAAGGCCCTCGTGAAGAACAAGAGCGCCAACATGGATGTGCTCATCGCGTTGGGCTCGTCTACGGCGTATCTCTACAGTGTCGTCGTGCTGCTCGGACTGATCGCCGGAAGTCTCTACTTCGACACGGCCGCGCTCATCCTCGTGTTCATCACGCTCGGCAACTATCTCGAAGCGCGCTCGAAGGGGCAAGCGAGTGACGCGCTACGCAAGTTGTTGGAGATGGAAGCCGACACTGCAACCGTCGTTGATGAAGACGGTACCGAGCGCGAGGTACCCATCGAAAACGTGACAGTAGGCGACCGGATGAAGATCCGTCCCGGTGAGAAAATTCCCACTGACGGTGTCGTCGTGGATGGACAGAGTGCGGTTGACGAATCGATGGTTACCGGAGAATCAGTACCCGTAGAGAAAGAGGAGGGGGACGAGGTCGTCGGATCGACCATCAACGAAAATGGTGTCCTCGTCGTCGAAGCGACGAAGGTCGGGGAGGACACTGCACTCCAGCAGATCGTTCAGACAGTCAAAGAAGCACAGTCCCGTCAACCCGATATTCAGAATCTCGCCGACCGAATTTCAGCGTACTTCGTTCCCGTTGTCATCGTGAATGCCTTGTTTTGGGGGGCTATTTGGTATCTTTTCCCCGGAGCACTCGCTGGCTTCGTGGACGCACTCCCACTGTGGGGATTAGTTGGTGGTGGGCCGACTGCTCTCTCCACGTTCGAGTTCGCGGTCATCGTCTTTGCCAGCGCGGTACTCATTGCGTGCCCATGTGCGCTCGGGTTAGCAACGCCAGCAGCAACGATGGTTGGCACCACACTGGGTGCGCAGAACGGCGTCCTCTTCAAAGGTGGCGATGTTCTGGAACGGGCGAAAGACGTGGATACCGTCGTCTTCGACAAAACAGGTACCCTGACGAAAGGTGAAATGGAACTCACGGACGTCATTGTCTTCGATGCCGATGGTCAGCCTCGTACGGATGGCGGAGACACAATTGCCAATGGTGGCCAACTGGCCACTCACGAACGTCTCACCGAGGCCGACGTGCTGCGCTTTGCCGCCAGTGCGGAGAGCGGGAGTGAACATCCACTCGCGCAAGCTATCGTCGAGGGAGCCAAAGAACGTGATATCGAGGTCATGGAACCTGACTCGTTCGAGAACGTTCCGGGGCACGGTATCCAGGCAACGCTCGGTGGAAGCGAGATTCTCGTCGGCAATCGCAAACTCCTATCCAATAATGACGTCGCTCCGGATCCGGCCGAAGAAACGATGCAACGTCTCGAAAACGAAGGGAAAACGGCGATGCTCGTCGCGTACGAGGGCGAACTCATTGGGGTGGTCGCTGATGCCGACACGGTCAAAGAGAGCGCAAGAGATGCGGTAAGTGCGCTTCAGCGGCGTGGCATCGACGTGATGATGATTACCGGTGACAACGAGCGTACTGCCCGTGCTGTCGCCAAGCAGGTGGGGATCGATTCCCAAAACGTCCGGGCTGGAGTCCTTCCCGAAGACAAATCCGATGCAGTCGAGACAATTCAGGACGAGGGACGGAAGGCGATGATGGTTGGTGACGGCGTTAACGACGCGCCGGCGCTCGCTGTCGCATATGTTGGGACTGCTATCGGGAGCGGAACCGACGTTGCCATCGAGGCAGCGGACGTAACGCTCATGCGGAATGATCCGCTCGACGTGGTGAAGGCGATCCGTATCTCGGATGCTACGCTCGCAAAGATCAAACAGAACCTCGTGTGGGCGCTGGGCTACAACACGGCGATGATCCCACTGGCGTCGCTCGGCTTACTTCAGCCGGTGCTGGCTGCGGGTGCAATGGCATTCTCCAGCGTGTCGGTGCTCACGAACAGTTTGCTGTTCCGCCAATACACTCCTGACCACGATTACAAACTCTTCGGCAGACTGCGCTAACGATCCGTTTCACACTTCACTAGTGGTGAGTCAATTACTCCGAACGTGACTGCAGCTAACGTGTGCGGAACGACGGTTCACCATCATCGGTCTGTTCCTCGACATTCGTACAAGTGAAATGAATGAACGTTTTTTCAATCTTCGATCCGGACATCGAACTGGGTCGTAATCAGATTTCCATCCGGTTTGATCTGTAGGTATAGCCGATATCGACCTGGTGTCGGGAATGTTGTACCGAACTCGACGCGACCTGGTTGTGGCGTTGTGTTCTTCGGATGTATATGGAGATACGCGAGATCTCCCTCCCGAAGTGCCACAAGATGACCTCGTGCTCCTAAATAATCCCGTAAGTCCGAAACAGAATCGCCGTCACGACGTATCTCGAATGATACCTGCGTCTCTTCGTTCGCGCCAATATCGTCGGTGCGTAGTTCGACCGTATATTCTTCTGCCGTCGTTTGTCGCGCTATCTCCGGATCCGATTCGAACGTGGTAGAACCGGGTACGAAGAGATCAAATCCGAGCGTCATTGACCGACCTGCAATCGCGATATCTACGAATGCACGATACACTCCTGGCTCGGGAAGTGTGAAATCTTCGACGCGGCACGTGCCATCCGAGTCGATATCGGGATGTAAGTGCTGAAAATGAGCCAAATCTCGGCGCACTACGATCAAGTGAAGGAGCTCTCCGTGTGAATCTTCGAATTCAGTTACTGTATCCCCCTCATGAGTCACGACTTGAAACGACCAAGCGGTCGGGACGCCGGACTCAAATCGAATTTCCGACGGTACCAGTCGAAATTCGTCGCTGGCAACCGACAGTCCATCTACTGCCGTGTGTCCACCCGAACTGGAAGCGGATGTCTCATCTTGAAACTCCGTGTCGTGACTCTCATGATCGGACTGCTCCCCCATAACACTGGGTACCATTGCTATCCTCTTACCGGTTTCTCCAGTCGTTGAAATCTGGGCAATGCATGGGGGTACAGATACAAAATTTTGATCGGTGCATAGTTACCGCTTGTTCGTCCGGCCAACCGATTGATTCGAATGTAATGTCTCTCGGTATCTTCGCAGGCCACGCTCTACTTGACGGGTTTTGATAGTTGCAAACGCTCTAAATCCCTTCACACGCTAGTATTGTGTATAGAAATAGCTGAGAAAGTGAGATTAACGAACATACTTGTAGACGCCCCCTCATCGATGGTCTGTTGGTCAAAACGCCATTAGTCGTAACTCCCCTATCGGTGTATATGGATAGTGGCGGGACAAAGCGAGCATACCTACACTGCCGACTAACTTTTACACATTCATTCCTCTGCGACGGCCATTTCATTAGTAAACCGTCCCCATCAACCCCCGTCAGCTGTAATATTTTCTATTTTATTTTCTAAATCAGGAAGCAACGAACACATCGTTCGAAGAGACCCTCTTCTCTCCTTTGAACGTCTGACGGCGTTGTATGGGCTTGAACGGATTTTTATCCAGTTTGAGCTACACTGATTAACCTCGATAGATCGTTATCACCACCATCTCAAATTTTGATACTACGGCTTAATATCAGAATACACCTTACTGAATCACCGCCCTCTCACCGTTCACCTTATTTTCTAAGCAATACGGGCGTTTTCTGAAATTATATTGTGCGAAAGTGGCTAATACGATTCCTTCATTGGTATTGGTGGATGACAACAACACTCATTGTTGAAGGAATGACTTGCGGTGGTTGTGAACAGAACGTCATCGACGCACTCGAAGCGGTGGAGGGCGTTTCGAATGCGAACGCGGACAGAGAAGCAAACACGGCGTCCGTCGAGGGTTCCGCGAAGACGGACGCACTCATCGGTGCTGTCGAGGACGCTGGATACGACGCGAGTGCGTAACCGACCCGATACGGGACGAAACAATGACAAACAAAAACATCACTCGGCGAAGCGCAGTACAAATAATCGGTGCGGGCAGTCTAATTGGGCTCGCTGGCTGTTCGAGTTCATCGGATTCTCCCAACCAATCGGATCCATACGGTTCGTCCACTTCGACTACGGGCGGAGGCGATGGTGCCACCAACGGTTCGAAGAGTGCGACGGTTGCCCTCGCGACAGACCTCACTGCTGGCACGTGGGGCGTGTACGGCGGTGTGATGCCGTATTATACAAACATTCTCGAACCACTCATTTGGGTTTCGAAGGATATGAAACTCGAACCGTGGCTCGCTACGGAGTGGAAGGCAACCGGTGAAACGACGTGGGAGTTCACGCTCCGCGAGGACGTCACGTTCCACAACGGCAAGCCGCTCACCGCCGAAGCGGTCGTTTTCTCGTTCCATCAACTCCTCGATGAGTGGTCGTGGGCACCCGGATGGCTCCACGTCGAAAAGGACGGCGTGAAGGCACTCGATAAGACGACGGTCGAGTTTACCACGACCGACCCTTTCCCGACGTTCCCTGGAACCATTGCTCACAACATGGTTGCAATCCAACACCCAGACCGTGACCGTAAGGCAGGAGAGGTTATCGGGACGGGACCGTTCCAAGTCGAGACCGTAAAGAAAGAACAGTTCGTTCAAACGACGGCGTTCGAGGACTACTGGAACGACCCGCCGAAACTATCGGGTCTGAAGTTCCGTGTTATCACGGATGCAAATACGCGTGCATTGTCGCTGTCGGCACATGAAACGGACGTCGCGTATCAGCCTCCTCGGAACAAGATAAATTCGATTCGGAAAGCCTCGAAAACGAACGTCGAGACACAAGGCTCGCCGTCCGCAGGCTATCTCGGTATCAATCTCTACAAATCGCCGACTGACGACGTGAAACTTCGGAAGGCGCTAAACTATGCAGTCAACCAGAACGCCATCGTCGAATCCATCCTCAGTGGGGTCGGCAAACCGGCGCGCGGTTCAATCGCCCCGAGCATCTACTGGTCGGCCCACGACCAACTTCCCGAGTACGGCCAGAACAAGTCCAAAGCGAAGTCTCTCGTAAAGTCCTCAAATTATGACGGCGAGGCGCTCAAACTCCTCGTCAGCACGGATATGACCGACGGGAATCTGCTCGCCCAGGCCGTTGCCCAACAGATGGAAGCGGTCGGTGTCAGCATCGACATCCAGGTGTTGGAGGATGCCGCGTTCAACGACGCCGAGCGCAACGGACAGGGCCATCTCGCACTGAGCGAGAAAGGGACGAACAGCGGCGCGGCGGACTACGTCATCTACGAGAGTTTCCACTCGGAAGGGGACATGAACGAGCGACTGTACGGCGACGAAGGAACTGGTCTCTACAACCTCGGTTCGAAGGTAGACTCACTTCTGAAGACCGGATTCCAAACGGGGAGCAAGGAGAAGAAGAAGGAGGTTTATCGAGAGGTTCAACGGATGATCGCTGAGAAGGCGGTTATCGTTCCGCTGTACTACAGCGAGTACGTCGTCGCGGCGTTTCGTGACGTGAACAATCTTGACCTTCGACCCATCCCCGAGATGGTTCGGTGGGATAGTCTGACGCATACAAACTGAGGCACGACAGAATGTGGAAATTCATCGTTCGTCGAACCGCAACCGCTCTGCTCGTCCTCGTCGGCGTTTCGATACTCACGTACGCCTTAATGTTCTTCACGCCCGGCGATCCCGCGACGACGATACTTCGTAAGCAGATGGGAGGCCGAACACCATCAAGTATGGCCGTCCAACAGTTTCGCGTTCAACACGGTCTCAATGACCCAATTCCGATTCAATACGCGAACTGGGTCTGGGACATTCTCCACGGAAACCTTCGCCAATCGTATTACGAGAACACACCGGTGTCCGCGATGATTATGAACCGTGTGT belongs to Haladaptatus cibarius D43 and includes:
- a CDS encoding DUF411 domain-containing protein, whose amino-acid sequence is MTNLDRRAFLGTLTTAGLGAVAGCTNSGQTETNMKYKTDGNEKQLRQAATTYLTKATLYKAPNCMCCEGHKKYLESTTDVDMSVRDIDDLMKVKSRFDVPKKLVSCHTLDTGKYIVEGHVPREAIGKLALEKPDILGIALPKMPAGSPGMGGEKTEEFVIYAMEKDGSYRKFMTI
- a CDS encoding DsrE family protein; translation: MQRRNFVSVTGTLGAILLGSESVSARNTDHPAQQNSCARPAPKTKTVLHLSSGDSMAHKGALMNGKNLLDDESVPVKDLVVLANSKGVQLYTPPTDDNEFADQIASLQDRGVTFRACGNAMEMLGLTKDDLLSGVEQVPSGVGELARLQALDFGYIKVP
- a CDS encoding NAD(P)H-binding protein; protein product: MNVLIAGGDGFVGRNVCAELVTRGHTVTSLSRSPDAEVLPDTVELVSGDITDYDSIEAAFEEKDAAVNLTALPPLHQPRPGTFHDTVCIGGVMNAVHAAQEHDVSRYIEMSSLGADPYSPIAYWRTQGLGDLVAQYSDLDWVILRPSFIFGKGSETFAFIKQYTTPYVTFLPDGGDQPSFQPIWVEDVAQIVADAIEQDRHVRQVYDLGGPEILTFGEVTRMLYHAAGESVRILPVPMQLVEFALSAAEPLQTIPFGIDQARALEMTNTTDHNDIKAFGLDKSDLMRVETYLSTTSTNSNREQNHG
- a CDS encoding vitamin K epoxide reductase family protein, producing MPPKRTIGWETVSGNQDRVSDGTADRQHQESRAPGTMMLKHPTMEIWPQYPIVILGLWLIASPFTFGYESLAMTISDTVSGVLLIVFSGAVILLGSGIANYVNGFVGVWLLLAPLFFWAPTSDAYLNDTLVGVFVITFAVLVVMRMEMSGPDIPRGWTYNPSTAAQRAPIIIAGLIGFFFSTHMATFQLGYTDFVFDPFFGRGTENVLTSDVSRMFPISDAGLGAVAYAVEVLMGFMGDKRRWRTMPWMVTLFGIVVIPLGFVSIVLIILQPLAVGTWCTLCLLSALAMLFMIALTVDEVAAMGQFLYQQTRGDVSLWHVFWMGGSFSTSDAGVDGKTRSDADSWWSMFWGMSVSRPLLGTTGLGLWLISSPALLGTVGAAADSSHLVGALVVTFSVIAMGEPVRTVRFLNIPLGIWVIVAPWVLTGSSIVAMWSSVAVGILIVVFSVPRGSIRDQYGSWNRYIR
- a CDS encoding heavy-metal-associated domain-containing protein produces the protein MTTTITVEGMSCGHCEQTVEDALRSIDGITDATANHEAEQASIEGDADVTVLVQAVENAGYTAHA
- a CDS encoding AsnC family transcriptional regulator, with the translated sequence MRDLDETDLEILELLMSNARRPYSDVADAVDLSPPAVSDRVARLQERGIIRGFTLDIDSSQLRQGIPILVTLDVAADSRDAPSVKETLLDTGEVEYVFTTAEADLIAYVRVPDTDVAAWLDTIFDEGTIDDFEVTLLSGADWSPDLGGMEFALTCAECGNTVDSEGTSTRIDGDLYQFCCPSCEARFEEKYEQLQQGAD
- a CDS encoding heavy metal translocating P-type ATPase, producing MSQHRVHIDIQGMSCANCSQTIADSVESLDGVSEANINFATDEGTIEYDSDEVSPKQIYEAIESAGYTPVTETKTIGITDMSCANCSETVQSALERTSGVIEADVNFATDEAQVRYNPAEATLTNLYDAIEDAGYAPVRADGESGESATDRRDAARQAEIRKQLRLTLFGAVLSAPLIFFLAEKFILGGGILPETVFGIEFGWVEFLLATPVQIVLGWEFYKNSYKALVKNKSANMDVLIALGSSTAYLYSVVVLLGLIAGSLYFDTAALILVFITLGNYLEARSKGQASDALRKLLEMEADTATVVDEDGTEREVPIENVTVGDRMKIRPGEKIPTDGVVVDGQSAVDESMVTGESVPVEKEEGDEVVGSTINENGVLVVEATKVGEDTALQQIVQTVKEAQSRQPDIQNLADRISAYFVPVVIVNALFWGAIWYLFPGALAGFVDALPLWGLVGGGPTALSTFEFAVIVFASAVLIACPCALGLATPAATMVGTTLGAQNGVLFKGGDVLERAKDVDTVVFDKTGTLTKGEMELTDVIVFDADGQPRTDGGDTIANGGQLATHERLTEADVLRFAASAESGSEHPLAQAIVEGAKERDIEVMEPDSFENVPGHGIQATLGGSEILVGNRKLLSNNDVAPDPAEETMQRLENEGKTAMLVAYEGELIGVVADADTVKESARDAVSALQRRGIDVMMITGDNERTARAVAKQVGIDSQNVRAGVLPEDKSDAVETIQDEGRKAMMVGDGVNDAPALAVAYVGTAIGSGTDVAIEAADVTLMRNDPLDVVKAIRISDATLAKIKQNLVWALGYNTAMIPLASLGLLQPVLAAGAMAFSSVSVLTNSLLFRQYTPDHDYKLFGRLR